One Littorina saxatilis isolate snail1 linkage group LG10, US_GU_Lsax_2.0, whole genome shotgun sequence DNA window includes the following coding sequences:
- the LOC138978439 gene encoding uncharacterized protein isoform X2, translated as MDARDQLELAAWDEDDAEDDFVVFALLDQPERRAYEGQFALDHFTAIECEDLFRFSAEEIRRLGALLGMQRTMQAPNGMNNQGTKASGLEVLCICLRRLAYPCRFADLSQMFHRPKPELCVLFKRWPNLLPGRLVGVQNMVDNPVCNYKYLVKCNWRGRS; from the exons ATGGATGCCAGGGACCAACTTGAGCTTGCGGCGTGGGACGAGGATGACGCAGAAGATGATTTTGTTGTCTTCGCACTTCTTGATCAG CCAGAAAGAAGGGCCTATGAGGGTCAGTTCGCCCTTGATCACTTCACAGCCATCGAATGTGAGGACTTATTTCGCTTCAGCGCGGAAGAGATTCGGAGACTGGGCGCCCTTCTGGGAATGCAGAGGACTATGCAGGCGCCTAATGGAATGAACAATCAAGGAACCAAGGCCAGTG GATTGGAGGTGCTCTGCATCTGTCTGCGGAGGTTGGCTTACCCATGCCGGTTTGCTGACCTTTCGCAGATGTTTCATCGTCCCAAGCCGgagttgtgtgtgctgttcaag AGATGGCCAAATCTACTGCCCGGTCGCCTGGTGGGAGTTCAAAATATGGTGGATAACCCGGTTTGCAACTACAAgtatctggtcaaatgcaattggcggggacgtagctaa
- the LOC138978439 gene encoding uncharacterized protein isoform X1, translating to MDARDQLELAAWDEDDAEDDFVVFALLDQPERRAYEGQFALDHFTAIECEDLFRFSAEEIRRLGALLGMQRTMQAPNGMNNQGTKASGLEVLCICLRRLAYPCRFADLSQMFHRPKPELCVLFKVGIDFIYDQFSDKLTNLNQPWLTVPQLERYCAAIHAKGAPLEFCWGMVDGTIRSMCRPGHLQQEVYNGHKRVHSLKFQCVVTPNGLVANVFGPLVGRRHDAALLNGSGILEHMQQHMVTPAGDEMYLYGDRAYPLTPNLMRPYRGQITEEQQAFNTEMSRVRNSVEWEFSKIVGLWAFLDFKKNLKLFLSPVGKLYLVGVLLSNCHTCLHGSETSQFFGLNPPTLEEYLY from the exons ATGGATGCCAGGGACCAACTTGAGCTTGCGGCGTGGGACGAGGATGACGCAGAAGATGATTTTGTTGTCTTCGCACTTCTTGATCAG CCAGAAAGAAGGGCCTATGAGGGTCAGTTCGCCCTTGATCACTTCACAGCCATCGAATGTGAGGACTTATTTCGCTTCAGCGCGGAAGAGATTCGGAGACTGGGCGCCCTTCTGGGAATGCAGAGGACTATGCAGGCGCCTAATGGAATGAACAATCAAGGAACCAAGGCCAGTG GATTGGAGGTGCTCTGCATCTGTCTGCGGAGGTTGGCTTACCCATGCCGGTTTGCTGACCTTTCGCAGATGTTTCATCGTCCCAAGCCGgagttgtgtgtgctgttcaaggTAGGTATCGACTTCATCTATGATCAgttttctgacaaactaacaaaccTCAATCAGCCATGGCTGACAGTGCCCCAACTGGAACGGTACTGTGCAGCTATACATGCCAAGGGGGCTCCTCTGGAGTTTTGTTGGGGGATGGTTGATGGCACAATACGATCAATGTGTCGCCCCGGCCATTTGCAACAAGAAGTGTACAATGGCCATAAGAGGGTGCACTCTCTAAAGTTTCAGTGTGTCGTGACACCAAATGGCCTTGTGGCAAATGTTTTTGGGCCCTTGGTTGGTCGACGACATGACGCAGCTTTGCTGAATGGTAGTGGCATTCTTGAACACATGCAGCAGCACATGGTCACTCCAGCAGGAGATGAAATGTACCTGTATGGGGACCGAGCCTACCCCTTGACCCCTAACTTGATGAGGCCGTACCGTGGACAGATCACAGAAGAGCAACAGGCCTTCAACACAGAAATGAGCAGGGTGAGAAACTCTGTTGAATGGGAATTTTCAAAAATTGTTGGGCTGTGGGCATTTTTGGATTTCAAAAAAAATTTGAAGCTGTTCTTGTCCCCTGTAGGGAAACTCTACCTGGTTGGAGTTTTGTTGTCCAACTGTCATACTTGCCTACATGGCAGTGAGACATCACAGTTCTTTGGACTGAATCCACCAACACTGGAGGAGTATCTCTACTAA